Within the Telopea speciosissima isolate NSW1024214 ecotype Mountain lineage chromosome 4, Tspe_v1, whole genome shotgun sequence genome, the region CCGCCGCAGATGTCAACGTCGAGGGCTTCTGTATAGACACATGCGGAAGCCATGGTTCCCAAGGCAAGAAATCAAAGTTCGCTTACATCTGGGTAGGTAACTCTGAGACTCAGTGCCCAGGTCAATGTGCTTGGCCCTTCCACCAGCCCATCTATGGCCCTCAGAACCCACCATTGATTGCTCCAAACAATGACGTGGGCATGGATGGAATGGTTATCAATCTGGCTAGTCTGTTGGCTGCTACTGCTACCAAcccttttggaaatggtttctATCAAGGCCCAGCTGAGGCACCATTGGAGGCAGCTTCAGCTTGCCCTGGTATCTATGGGAAGGGGGCTTACCCTGGTTATGCAGGGGAGTTGTTGGTGGATTCAACTACTGGTGCTAGCTACAATGCCAACGGTGCAAATGGAAGGAAGTACCTTCTTCCAGCATTGTTTGATCCTTCCACATCTTCATGCTCTACATTGATCTAAGAATTGTTAGGGAGGAGAACCAGAAAGTTGTCTATACATACCGTTATATGTGATGTAAAACAttaattcattaattaatttatttattcattctattattttctttataaacaGAGTCTTTTTTGATAACCTTGATTAATTTGGAAAAACAGGTAAACCTCACTCTCCTCTATTCATCTTTCAAATTTTAAGCTCTTACCATAGGGTAAACATTGAAAATTTGTTGAAAAATTAAGAAGGAATGTGATAGTACACGTTTAACGACTGAAAAATTAAGAAGGAATGTGATAGTACACGTTTAACGACTGAAAATACAAGTAGATCAATTGTGCAATATGAGGTGAACCATTTGAGTTTAGACAGACACGCTGATCCTAACTTTTTGGTGAttaattttgattgtggtaagTTTATACTGGTCACCCAAAGAGGTAGATGATTAAGAGGTAgaaattgttttattttggaCTAATATGTCAAtttggagggtttttttttttttttttttggtagaaatagtTTATTAAGATTGATGTGAAAAGCATATGATTTTGGAATTCATGGAATGGATTGAGGCCAAGTAGTTCTATACATCACAGATGGTCCTTCCATGGCAAAAGAATCAGTTAAGTTGTTTGTTTACCTTTCTTGTAACGAAACGAAAAACACATGACTATAAATACGACGTCAAAATGTTTGATATCTTGAGAATGGGAACAACCGAACTAGGTGGATTGTCTCGCACAACAGTGAGAAAGCTGATAAAATCTCTGTTATCCGATTCAATGATAAGATGATCCAAACAATCATTGATGGCTTGAAGTAGGGCTCTCCGAATAGCCATGGCTTCACCAATCAGAACCGACCCAAAAGTTTCTGATTAAGAAGCAGCTAGAAGTAGACGCCCAAAATGATCACAGAAACTAATCCCAATCCACCGATTAGACTATCTGGCAACAGTGAAGCATCACAATTTACTTTCAGAGACCCATCTGGAGGCTAAGTCCAATATATGGGTGGTGTAAGAGATGAGAATGGATTTGAATTCACCCACATATCATTCTGATATTGGGTCTTTGTATTTATAATGTATATGATCTTTACATAAAGAATTTtagaatttgaaaataaaaaagaagttcaAGTTTGAGTTTATCTAAAACTATTCTACAGAACTTATACAGGAGAGATAAtaggaacaaaataaaaaaaaaaatagatcacGGCTAGAGACGTGTAGGAGTTGCTTGGATCAGGTCAACTCATATTGTGGTTGCTGAAATTCAAacttaaatttgaatttgataaCGTATCCTTAATAGGTGGCTTCTGAAGGAGAAGA harbors:
- the LOC122659769 gene encoding protein PHOSPHATE-INDUCED 1-like — encoded protein: MASFVSTLLYQVLLVVSLLHLSNAARRLSGSVERQSMLFQYHKGPLLSGKISVNLIWYGNFNPAQRAIISDFVSSLSSSPASLKTEPQSSVLRWWKTTDKYYHLSSKNKKTYSSLSLQMGRQILDEKYSLGKSLTRKQIVQLAGRGDHRNAVNVVLTAADVNVEGFCIDTCGSHGSQGKKSKFAYIWVGNSETQCPGQCAWPFHQPIYGPQNPPLIAPNNDVGMDGMVINLASLLAATATNPFGNGFYQGPAEAPLEAASACPGIYGKGAYPGYAGELLVDSTTGASYNANGANGRKYLLPALFDPSTSSCSTLI